A single genomic interval of Calypte anna isolate BGI_N300 chromosome 3, bCalAnn1_v1.p, whole genome shotgun sequence harbors:
- the YPEL5 gene encoding protein yippee-like 5 gives MGRIFLDHIGGTRLFSCANCDTILTNRSELISTRFTGATGRAFLFNKVVNLQYSEVQDRVMLTGRHMVRDVSCKNCNSKLGWIYEFATEDSQRYKEGRVILERALVRESEGFEEHVPSDNS, from the exons ATGGGAAGAATTTTTCTGGATCATATTGGTGGCACTCGCCTGTTCTCCTGTGCAAACTGTGACACAATTCTGACCAATCGTTCTGAGCTCATCTCCACTCGTTTTACGGGGGCTacaggaagagcctttctttttaataag GTGGTAAATCTGCAGTACAGTGAAGTCCAGGATCGGGTCATGCTCACTGGCCGCCACATGGTTCGGGACGTGAGCTGCAAGAACTGCAACAGCAAACTGGGCTGGATCTATGAGTTTGCCACCGAAGACAGCCAGCGCTACAAGGAGGGACGCGTGATCCTGGAGAGAGCGCTGGTCCGGGAGAGCGAAGGGTTTGAGGAGCACGTCCCATCCGACAATTCCTGA